ATTACAAAAAAAGGTGATAAAGATCTTATAGAACAGACCATTGCCATAGGTGCTACAGCAGATGTTCATGGACGTATTTATGCCTATGATTATGCAATTGATGAGGTTGATTCTGATGCAGGTTATGCAAAGGTCTACTCAGCAATTATTGAAGAGAAAAAGAGTAATCCAGATATGATCCTAATGGATGTTGGAGATACAGTTCAAGATAACTCAGCGGAACTATTTAACGATTTAGATACACACCCAATGGTACAGGCTCTAAATTATATGAATTTTGATGTATGGGTTCTTGGTAACCATGAGTTTAACTTTGAAAAGTCATTTTTAGATAGAAATGTTTTAGCTTTTAACGGAGCTGTGCTCTCTGCAAATATAAAAGAAGAGATGGATGATAGTTACTACGCTCAACCATATAAAATATTTGATGTAAATGGGTGTCGAGTTGGTGTTATTGGTATTTTACCTCCCCATGTTGCTGAGTGGGAAGCCTCTTCTCCCTCCCATTTTAAAGGTTTAAGATTTGAACCTACTCTAGCTTCAGTAAAAAAGAGCATAGAGAAGATGGAAGGGCAGTATGATGTTTTAGTTGGTGCTTTTCATATAGGTAGAACTGATGATCGAGGTGCTGAGGCTATAGTTGAAATTGCAGAAAACATTCAAGAGTTTTCTGTTATCTTTGGTGGGCATGAACATTCTACATATGTAGAAAAAGTAGGTGATGTAACAATTATTGAACCAGGTAAGTATGGAGCAAACTTGGCAAGAGCCGATATTAAAGTTGTAAAAGATGGAGATAAGTGGTTAGTTAAAGGTGTTGAAGCTAAAAATATTGGAACTAAAGAGCTTGATGAAAATAGTGAAATTACTAACGAGTTTAAATTTGTTCACGATAAATCTGTAGCTGATGCAAATATGGTTGTTGGTGAGATTAGTGGTGACTTTGTAGATGGTGTAGATTATTTAACTGGTGATTATAAAGTAACAACAATGCCAAGGGCTCAAATTGAGGATACAGCAGTTCTGGATTTAATAAATAGCGTTCAGATGTATTTTACAGAAGCAGAAGTTTCATCGGCAGCTCTATTTAACTTTGGTTCTACATTAATAGAGGGTGTTTTTAAGAAAAAAGATGTGGCTTATATCTATAAATATCCAAATACTCTTGTAGGTGTAAATATAACAGGTGAGAATCTAGTTAAGTATATGGAGTGGTCAGTTAGTTATTATAACCAATCTGTAGAAGGAGATTTAACAATTAGTTTTAACCCAGATATTAGAGGTTACAACTATGACGTTTTCCAAGGTGTTTCATACGATATTGATATTTCTAAACCTGCTGGTCAAAGAGTAGAAAATATAATGTTTAATGGAAAACCTTTAGATCTTAATAGAGTATATAAATTAGCTGTTAATAACTATAGATTTGGAACTTTAACAGGCCTTGGTTTAGTAACTCAAGATGATATGTATTATGACTCCTACACCTCCTTACAGGATGCAGGACGTATTCGAAGTCTGATTATTAAATATGTTGAGGACGTTAAAAAAGGTGTTGTCTCCCCCGAGGTTGATAACAACTGGAAAATAGTTGGATTTGATTTTGAGAATCCTGAGATCCAGAATGTTATAAAAAAAGCATTAGCTGGGGAACTAGAAATACCTAGATCCGAAGATGGAAGAACTATGAATGTACGATCAGTAAGAGCATCTGATCTATAATCTTTGATTTTAAAAAGATAAAAAGGGGTTGTTGCAAGAGTCGATTAGATTTTCAACAGCCCATTTTTTATTTAAATTTGTAAAGAGAATTTGAATATAATATACTTAAAGAGTGATAGATAGTAAAAAAAATATATTTAAAAAATTAAAAGTTAAA
Above is a genomic segment from Thiospirochaeta perfilievii containing:
- a CDS encoding bifunctional metallophosphatase/5'-nucleotidase; its protein translation is MKKRFLRAKTIFILALLLVLSSCLNNRVAKPESTASGISSYDLKTGEITKKGDKDLIEQTIAIGATADVHGRIYAYDYAIDEVDSDAGYAKVYSAIIEEKKSNPDMILMDVGDTVQDNSAELFNDLDTHPMVQALNYMNFDVWVLGNHEFNFEKSFLDRNVLAFNGAVLSANIKEEMDDSYYAQPYKIFDVNGCRVGVIGILPPHVAEWEASSPSHFKGLRFEPTLASVKKSIEKMEGQYDVLVGAFHIGRTDDRGAEAIVEIAENIQEFSVIFGGHEHSTYVEKVGDVTIIEPGKYGANLARADIKVVKDGDKWLVKGVEAKNIGTKELDENSEITNEFKFVHDKSVADANMVVGEISGDFVDGVDYLTGDYKVTTMPRAQIEDTAVLDLINSVQMYFTEAEVSSAALFNFGSTLIEGVFKKKDVAYIYKYPNTLVGVNITGENLVKYMEWSVSYYNQSVEGDLTISFNPDIRGYNYDVFQGVSYDIDISKPAGQRVENIMFNGKPLDLNRVYKLAVNNYRFGTLTGLGLVTQDDMYYDSYTSLQDAGRIRSLIIKYVEDVKKGVVSPEVDNNWKIVGFDFENPEIQNVIKKALAGELEIPRSEDGRTMNVRSVRASDL